A segment of the Capnocytophaga sp. ARDL2 genome:
ATTGGAAAAATTAGAAGAATTGGTAAAACCAGAAAGAGTTTTACCTGCAACTGTAGAAATTGTTGACATTGCTGGCCTTGTAAAAGGAGCTAGTAAAGGAGAAGGATTAGGAAATCAATTCTTAGGAAATATCCGTGAATGTCATGCAATTATCCATGTATTGCGTTGTTTCGACAATGAAAATATTGTGCATGTGGACGGAAATGTAAACCCTATCCGAGATAAAGAAACAATTGATATTGAATTGCAATTAAAAGACCTTGAAACAGTAGAAAAACGCTTAGAAAAAACTCGCAAAGCGGCTAAAACTGGAAACAAGGAGGCTCAAGCAGAAACGGCATTGTTGGATAGAATCCGCGAAGCCTTGTTGGCAGGAAAATCGGCTCGTACTGTAGAACCACAAAATCAAGATGAGGAAGAATTGATACAATCCTTCCAATTGATTACTACAAAACCTGTTTTGTATGTGTGTAATGTGGACGAAACAGCGGCAGTAAACGGAAACCAATATGTTGATCAAGTAAAAGAATTGGTAAAAGACGAAAATGCCGAAGTGTTGATCTTGGCAGTTGCTACAGAAGCGGATATTACCGAATTGGAAACTTACGAAGAGCGTCAAATCTTTTTGGAAGATATGGGATTGACAGAGCCAGGAGTTTCAAAATTGATTCGTTCGGCTTATAAGTTGTTGAACTTACAAACTTATTTCACGGCAGGAGTAAAAGAAGTAAGAGCATGGACTATTCACATAGGAGATACTGCACCAAAAGCAGCAGGTGTCATTCACTCAGACTTTGAAAAGGGATTTATCCGTGCAGAGGTTATCGCTTATGATGATTATGTACAATACGGTTCGGAAGCCAAAGTAAAAGAAGCAGGAAAACTCCGTGTAGAAGGAAAAGAATACATCGTAAAAGACGGTGATGTGATGCACTTCCGTTTTAATGTGTAAAAAAGCTGTAGGCGATAGCCTTTAAGCAGGATGCAGGAAGCAGAACAACGAAGTGTTTAAACAAATAAATGAAATTATCTCGATTTTTAAATTTAGTTTTATTTCACGCTGATTAAGATAGATTTTTATGATTTTTACTATATGATATGATTTTCGCTAATGTTTTTTTGATTTATCAAAAAAACAAAATCTGAGGCAATCTGCTTTAAACCATAGGTTTAATCGTTTATAAGTGTTATTTTCTTAAATCATTTCAGAAAAAAATCTGTGATTATTTGCGAAATCTGCGTGAGACAAAAAAGTGAAGACGACTTCAATGATAACGGCTATTCAATTTAGTGTTGAATGGTCGTTTTTTCATTGAATAAATGTAATATTTTCGTATTTTTTCATTACTTTGATCTTTTAAAGAGATGTTGTAAGTGTACGCAAGAAATCTCGTTTAATCTAAATTTTTATGCAAGAAAAATCACTTATTAAACAAAATATTTTACAATCTGTTGATTTTAAAGGTGTTGCTAAATGTAAATTTTATCAAGAAACTGGAATAACTCGCGGTATTCTTGACCAAAATAATGGAATGAGTGAAGAAAATACGTTAAAATTTCTCGCTTATTATCCAGAAGTAAATGTCGAATGGTTACTTACAGGTAATGGCTCTATGCTTAAAAGTGAGCAACCCCAACCATCGAAAGAACTAATAAATGATAATGAGATAGTCGCTTTGTTAAAAGAAAAATTAGAGGACAAGCAAAAACAAATTACCTTATTAGAGGAAAACAAAGCCTTGTTACAAGAAAAAGTAGCCAAGTTAGAGTCTGAGATACAGGCGTTAAAGTCGGCACAAAGTAAGTCAGTCAATAAATCCAGCCAACCAAGTCAATCCCAACCTCTTATTCGATCACGCCGTTAATTATTGCCCTGCCTGTGGATTTAATAGTACCAATTTAGGTGAGGCGTAGTGTGTAAATAATATGTTTTATAACGCCGTGTGTAAATAAAAAAATATCTATTTTTATCCAAATTATTAATTATCAATATTTTACATAAAAATATTTATGTAAATACGTGTTATTAAAGGGGGGTGAGTTTTTGTAAAACGCTTAAATCAGCTACTTTTTTAGCTGTTAAATACCTTTCAGTAGGTTTTAAAAAATTTAGTTTTGCAACCCCAACTGCAACCCCAACTCAAAAAATAGGTTTTTTAGGGGTGGGTACTACCATTTTCGTAGGCTCACGTAAATGGTCGCTCGGCAGGTCCAAAAGTGGGGGCGTTTGAGTATAAAAAAAGCCCCAAAAGGGGCGGTTTTATTGGGGTTATGTACATTTTATGGGGTTTTCTTTGTTGGGCTGTACAAAAGGCTTATATTCGTACAATAACCCACATAAAAAAGTGACATTTTTTGCATATAAATGTACAGTTTTGTACATTTTGTTTTTTGTACATTTCCGTTTTTTTTGGTTGTAACTCCTTTGTTTTTACGGATTTCAAAGGCTTTTTTTATTGTATCTTTTGTACATTACATTTTACTCCCCCCCCCCTATAAAAGTTTGGAACCCAAATGATAAGGATAAAGAGGAGTTGAAAGGGAGGTGATAACTAACTTTTGTTATGCTAATTATATTTATTTCAAATTTATAACCATTCCTATTATTTATTGTTGTACCTTTGTAGCTGTTTTTTAAAATTTTATATGAATACATTCAGAGAATTAGGATTGAATGAATCGTTGTTACAAGCGATTCAAGATATGGGATTTGAAACCCCTTCAGAGGTACAACAGAAAGCTATTCCAGTGCTTTTGCAACAAAAAACAGACATTGTTGCATTGGCACAGACGGGTACCGGTAAAACAGCGGCTTTTGGTTTTCCTCTTATCCAAAACATTCAGGCAGAGAGCAAAAGCACGCAGGCATTAATCCTATCGCCTACTAGAGAATTGTGTTTGCAAATTACTAACGAAATCAAGCAGTATTCTAAATACATCAAAGGATTGCATACTGTGGCAGTGTATGGTGGAGCAAGTATTACCGAACAAGCACGTGAGGTGAAAAAAGGTGCTCAAATCATCGTGGCTACTCCTGGTAGAATGCAAGATATGATTAATAGAAACTATGTGAATATCAAAAACATAGAAATTTGTGTGCTTGACGAAGCCGACGAAATGCTCAATATGGGCTTTTACGAAGATATTACTTCTATACTTGCAGACACTCCAAAGGATAAACAAACTTGGTTGTTTTCTGCTACGATGCCAAACGAAGTGGCAAAAATCGCTAAAGAGTTTATGCACAAGCCTCAAGAAATTACCGTAGGACACAAAAATCAAGGTTCTACCAATGTTTCTCATGAGTATTATTTGGTAGGTGCAAGAGATCGTTACCCAGTATTGAAGCGTATTGCAGACATGAATCCAGAGATTTTCTCGGTGATTTTTTGTCGTACCAAACGTGATACGCAATCAATTGCAGAAAAGTTAATCGAAGATGGTTACAATGCAGCGGCATTGCACGGAGATTTGTCTCAGGCACAACGAGATAGCGTAATGAAATCGTTCCGTCAGCGTCAGATTCAAATGTTGGTAGCTACTGATGTAGCAGCTCGTGGAATTGATGTGGATGATATTACCCATGTAATTAATTATCAATTGCCAGACGAAATCGAAACCTACAACCACCGCTCGGGACGTACAGGTCGTGCGGGTAAAACAGGAACTTCGATTGTGATTATTACTAAAAGCGAATTCCGTAAAATCCAACAAATTGAGAGAAATCTCAAAACAAAATTCATCGAAAAAGACATTCCAAAAGGTATCGAAATTTGTGAAGTGCAGTTGTTGCATTTGGCAAACAAAGTTACAAAAGTGGAAGTAGCCGATGAAATGGATCAGTATTTGCCAAAAATCGAAGAATTGTTGAGCGGATTTACCAAAGAAGAATTGATTCGTAAAATGTTTGCGGTAGAGTTTAACCGTTTCTTGGAATATTACAAGAAAAACAGCAACCTCGAATCGCCAAAATCTTCAAAAGGAAAACGCGATGGAGGAGAGACAAACAACGATGGAACGGTGAGATATTTCTTAAATTTAGGAAGTAGAGATAATTTCGATTGGATGAAATTGAAAGATTTCTTGAAAGAAAACCTCGATTTAGGAAGAGATGATTTGTTTAAAGTAGATGTAAAAGACAGTTTCTCATTCTTCAATACAGATGCCGAACACAGCGATCGCGTAATGGATATTTTGAACAATTTGCATTATGAAGGTCGTTGTGTAAATGTAGAAATTTCTACAAACACAGGCGGAGGTCGTTCTTCGAGAAGAGACCGAGGAGGCGATAGAGGTAGAGACAAATCTCCAAGAAGAAGAGAATCTATTTCAGATAAAGCTTCATCAAAATTTGGAAGAAGACGCGAAGAAACACGAGCTCCAAAAAACGAACGCACCAGCAGAAGAGGTGATCGCCCAAGAAGGAGTAAGTAAAAAACTGTTAATTTATTCGTAACACGATACAGAAGTGTAAAATAACTCGTACATTTGAGAATATTATTATTCAAAACAAATGATGAGAAATTTTACACTTTTAATTTTGTGTATGTTGAGCATTACCACTATGGCTCAACAAAAATTGCATGGAATTGTTAGAAATTTACATACAACAGACCCAATGTCAAAGGTTTCGGTCATCAATATGACTACATTAGAAGTTGTAACAACAAGTTCTAATGGGGATTTTATCATTTCTGCACAAAAAAATGATGTATTGCATATTTCAAAAGCCGGATTTGTGACACTAAAGACTATCGTTGATGACGAATGGATAAACGAACAAAAGAAAGCTATTTTTTTAAGTGAGGATATTGAGGAGTTAGAAGAAATTATCATCAATAATTTGCGATTGACAGGAATATTGCAAATAGATTCACGATTGATTGCTTTTGACGAATTGCCTTATACCAAAGATTTGAGCATAACAGGATATACGCCTTTTACAGGGGTAGATGTTATTGGAAGTATCTATAGAGGTGTAAAAAATAAATCAGCAAAACAACAGCAAATCAAACGATTACAGGAAGAAAATCAGATTATGGAATTGATGAAAACAAGATTTGATAGAGAATTGGTTTCGAGTTTGTTGGATATCGATAAAACGAAAATCATCGATTTGTTAAAAACTTGCAATCATACCGAAGATTTTATTTATACAGCAACAGATTATCAAATTTTTGATGCATTAAATAATTGTTTAAAATAAAATTCAAATCCCTTTTTATATATAGTAAAAAGGGATTTTTTATTGGTTAAAATTTTTTGTTTTAAAGTACTATCACTTTATAAAATGAAATATTTTTCCTACTTTTGAAGGTTGAAATCATTACACATATAAAATATTCAATTCAGATGAATCACATTATAAAAAATGCTACATTAATAGCTAAAAATCATCCGTTACACAATCAAAAAATAAACATTCATATTGTAAATGGTGTCATAGAAAAAATTTCAAAAGATGCCATTGATGTAAAAGATGCTACTGTTATTGAAAAAGAAAATCTTCACATTTCTGAGGGTTGGATGGATAGTTCGGTTTCGTTTGGCGAACCTGGATTTGAAGACCGCGAAACCATTGCCAATGGATTGACCGTAGCTGCAAAAAGCGGATTTTCTCATGTGGCAGTAAATCCAAACAATCAACCGGTTACAGACAATATTACTGCGGTAAAATACTTGATTAGTGAGGGAAGAGACAATGCAACTACACTTTTGCCAATTGGTGCTTTGACCAAAGAAGAAAAAGGTTTGGATTTGGCTGAAATGTACGATATGCAAAACTTTGGTGCTGTGGCATTTGGAGATTATAAAAAATCAATTGAAAACGCCAATTTGTTGAAAATCGCTTTGCAATATGCTCAAGATTTTGATGCAACGGTACAAACATTTTGCAACGATGCAACCATTAAAGGAAAAGGTGTGGTACACGAGGGAATTGTTTCTACTCGCTTGGGATTGAAGGGGATACCTTCTTTGGCAGAGGAAGTTATCGTAGAGAGAAATCTTTCGCTTTTAGCTTACACAGGCGGAAAATTGCACATACCAACGATTAGTTCGGCAAAATCTGTAGAATTGATTCGTGAGGCAAAACAACAAGGCTTGAATGTTACATGTAGCGTAGTGGTTCACAATTTGGTATTGACAGACGAAGTTTTGGACGGATTTGATACAAGATTCAAAGTATTTCCTCCATTGAGAGACGAAAATCACAGAAAAGCTTTGATTGCAGGAGTAATCGACGGAACGATTGATTGCATTACTTCAGACCATTATCCGTTGGACATCGAACATAAAAAAATGGAGTTTGATTTAGCAAAAAACGGAACCATTGGTTTAGAATCAGCATTCGGAGCATTGAATACCGTATTGCCTTTGGAGGTAATTGTAGAAAAATTAACCGCTGCAAAACGCATTTTCAAAGTAGAAAAAACGGAGATTGAAGAAGGAAAACCAGCTTGTTTCACATTGTTCAATCCAGAGGGAATTTCTACATTTGACAAAGAAAATATCTTGTCAAAATCTAAAAATTCAGCTTTTATAGGTCAGGAATTGCAAGGAAGTGTTTACGGAATTATCAACAACGGAAAAATAGTTTGTAACTAATGAAAAATCAAACAGGTAAGGACGGAAAGTTGGCGGCAATCATTGCACATTTAACCTTTTTAGGCCCAGTGATTGCGTGGTTTATCAATCTAGATGAAAAAGATGCTTTTGGAGCGTTTTACATTCGTCAAAACTTAGGATTGGTTGCCTTGTTTTTCGTTTTGGGAGCGTTGGTGGCGATGATTCCCAATGAATTTGCGTTTTATGGATTTAGCTTGTTTATTTCCGTTTTATGGTTGTATAGTTTTTCAGGAGCTATTTCCAACCAATACCGTTTGATACCTATTTTTGGAAATTTGTTTCAAAAGTTGTTTGCAAGAAGATAGTTAATCGAGTTAAATTTTTCTCACACAGATTTCACAGATTGATACAGATTTTTTTAATTAACAGCATTAAAAACGATAACACCTACGATTTAAAACAGATTATCGCAGATGTTTTTATGTATAAAAAATCAACTTAACTAATATTAATTGCTAAAAAAATGAGTTATAGAATTTGCGTAAATTCGTGAAATCTACAAGAGGAAACTCAAGAGAAGCTTAAAAAAATAAAAATCATGTCTTTACATTATATACTAAAAAAACCCAAAACTATCAAAGAAAAAAATCCGTTACTATTGTTGTTACACGGATTTGGTAGCAATGAAGAAGATTTGTTTTCATTTGCAAGTGAGCTGCCCGAAGACTATTTTGTTATTTCGGCGAGAGCTCCTAAAGAATTGTACAATGGAGGTTATGCGTGGTTTGATATACAATTTGATATTTATGGAAACAAAACCACTAATGACCAAGAAGCCTTGGTTGCCAAGCAACAAATTATTGATTTTATAGACGAAATCATAGAAAAATATCCAATCGACAAAGAAAATGTCAATTTGATAGGCTTTAGTCAAGGAGCGATTTTGAGTTATGCCATTGCCTTGACTGTACCAGAAAAAGTGAATAAAATTGTGGCATTGAGCGGATATTTCAAAGAAAATTACATCACGGATTATTTACCAGACGAAGCCTATAAGGACTTGTCGTTTTTTGTATCGCATGGTACAGTAGATCAGGTGATTTCGATAGACGAAGCACGACAAATAGCACCGATTTTGGAAAAGCGAAATATACAATACGAATATCACGAATACCCCGTAGGACACGGAGTTTCTCCTAAAAACTTTTTTGATTTTAAAGCTTTTTTGGAGAGGGAGTAGTATTTTTTGCATCACAACTTCGCCAAAGTTTTCAACATAATCCTGATAACTTTGGCGAAGTTTTTTTATTTTTTTTTAACATATATTTCCGATAGCTATCAGAAACAAAGTTTTTCTACACACAACAATCTATGTTTTCTTTAAAAGCGTAGCGTCTAATATTATTGCAAAGTTAGTTCTATGTTTCTACTGTTTCCTATGTGGATCAAAAATAATCTACCCCACAGGTGTAAAATAAGCGTCAATCTCTAAAATCTGCGAGAGAACTTTAAAAACGTAGAGTCTTTGTTTCCTCTAAAAGCAAAGCGTCTCTGTTTTTCAGTAGTGAAAAGAAAATCTAAAATCCTAAGTAGAAAAAAATGAAAAAAATCTGTGCAAATCTGTGAAAGAAACCTTTTCGAAGAAAACAAAAATTGCCTATTCACAAATAAAATAGTAGTTTTGAGCTAAATTTTAA
Coding sequences within it:
- the ychF gene encoding redox-regulated ATPase YchF; this translates as MKAGIVGLPNVGKSTLFNCLSNAKAQSANFPFCTIEPNIGVVNVPDPRLEKLEELVKPERVLPATVEIVDIAGLVKGASKGEGLGNQFLGNIRECHAIIHVLRCFDNENIVHVDGNVNPIRDKETIDIELQLKDLETVEKRLEKTRKAAKTGNKEAQAETALLDRIREALLAGKSARTVEPQNQDEEELIQSFQLITTKPVLYVCNVDETAAVNGNQYVDQVKELVKDENAEVLILAVATEADITELETYEERQIFLEDMGLTEPGVSKLIRSAYKLLNLQTYFTAGVKEVRAWTIHIGDTAPKAAGVIHSDFEKGFIRAEVIAYDDYVQYGSEAKVKEAGKLRVEGKEYIVKDGDVMHFRFNV
- a CDS encoding DEAD/DEAH box helicase; the encoded protein is MNTFRELGLNESLLQAIQDMGFETPSEVQQKAIPVLLQQKTDIVALAQTGTGKTAAFGFPLIQNIQAESKSTQALILSPTRELCLQITNEIKQYSKYIKGLHTVAVYGGASITEQAREVKKGAQIIVATPGRMQDMINRNYVNIKNIEICVLDEADEMLNMGFYEDITSILADTPKDKQTWLFSATMPNEVAKIAKEFMHKPQEITVGHKNQGSTNVSHEYYLVGARDRYPVLKRIADMNPEIFSVIFCRTKRDTQSIAEKLIEDGYNAAALHGDLSQAQRDSVMKSFRQRQIQMLVATDVAARGIDVDDITHVINYQLPDEIETYNHRSGRTGRAGKTGTSIVIITKSEFRKIQQIERNLKTKFIEKDIPKGIEICEVQLLHLANKVTKVEVADEMDQYLPKIEELLSGFTKEELIRKMFAVEFNRFLEYYKKNSNLESPKSSKGKRDGGETNNDGTVRYFLNLGSRDNFDWMKLKDFLKENLDLGRDDLFKVDVKDSFSFFNTDAEHSDRVMDILNNLHYEGRCVNVEISTNTGGGRSSRRDRGGDRGRDKSPRRRESISDKASSKFGRRREETRAPKNERTSRRGDRPRRSK
- a CDS encoding dihydroorotase family protein → MNHIIKNATLIAKNHPLHNQKINIHIVNGVIEKISKDAIDVKDATVIEKENLHISEGWMDSSVSFGEPGFEDRETIANGLTVAAKSGFSHVAVNPNNQPVTDNITAVKYLISEGRDNATTLLPIGALTKEEKGLDLAEMYDMQNFGAVAFGDYKKSIENANLLKIALQYAQDFDATVQTFCNDATIKGKGVVHEGIVSTRLGLKGIPSLAEEVIVERNLSLLAYTGGKLHIPTISSAKSVELIREAKQQGLNVTCSVVVHNLVLTDEVLDGFDTRFKVFPPLRDENHRKALIAGVIDGTIDCITSDHYPLDIEHKKMEFDLAKNGTIGLESAFGALNTVLPLEVIVEKLTAAKRIFKVEKTEIEEGKPACFTLFNPEGISTFDKENILSKSKNSAFIGQELQGSVYGIINNGKIVCN
- a CDS encoding alpha/beta hydrolase yields the protein MSLHYILKKPKTIKEKNPLLLLLHGFGSNEEDLFSFASELPEDYFVISARAPKELYNGGYAWFDIQFDIYGNKTTNDQEALVAKQQIIDFIDEIIEKYPIDKENVNLIGFSQGAILSYAIALTVPEKVNKIVALSGYFKENYITDYLPDEAYKDLSFFVSHGTVDQVISIDEARQIAPILEKRNIQYEYHEYPVGHGVSPKNFFDFKAFLERE